Genomic segment of Tiliqua scincoides isolate rTilSci1 chromosome 1, rTilSci1.hap2, whole genome shotgun sequence:
TTGCTTGcagatatttctttaccaaggGAAGACTTAATATTTTGTACATATTTATGTACTGTAAATAAAACTGCTTCAATAAAACTGCTTCCTTTAGTGCCATTTCATTTTGTACTACACACAGAGTGAAAAGTCACATGTACATGTAGCAATTTCTCAGATATGACCCGCACCAGTCAATTTCTTAGACAAGCTATCAGAAAGTCTGCATGTATCAATGCTCTTGAGGCCAAACCACTTGCAGCATCCCTCCCCCAACATATACTGTTGCCAAAGGGCTTTGGCAGTTGCTTTGTTGAGGGGACATAAATTTGGGCAGTTTGCACTTCTTGGAGACAGTTGCAGGCCAGTAAATCTAGCAGAGGCCAAGGTGCTAGCTGTGCTTTTACCCAATCTACTGCAACCAATACTTCCTCATCCTGTCACTTCCAGCCTCCCTCTGTTGGGTCCATGAATGTTTTTCCAGACACCACCTCCTTATTCTAGGTAACCTACTCATTGGatggggttttttcccctctaaaacaGTTGATAGCATCTAGTGTTGTGCTGATGCAAGGCACCTTCTTTAGCAAAGTTGCCAGACCTCCAACACAAAAAGCAGCTGCTAGATgatccagggacactcaacagaatGAGATGTAGTGCGGGAAAAGCGTATTACCAGACACTTGGAGAGGAACCACTAGCAGAGGCGCATTTTGCTAGCTATTTGCCTCATTGTTTCCAGTTATTAGCCCCTTCCCACTACATCTCATGTTGTTACCAAAAGTCTTCAGCAGTAGCTGGTGGGGGGATGAAGAGAAATCAACAGCTCTGGAGGAGGGATCATGTTTTGCACCTGTGCACACTGCACAAGCATAATATTCTGGATAGTTTCTGCATGGGGGCTGTTTGTTATGGTAGAAAGTGAAGGCACTTAACTGTCATAGCTCTTAATGTGAATTCCCCAACATACCAATACAGATTTTGTAGGATCCCAATAGAGAGCCACTCTGGCAATTATATAGTTCTTGCTACTTGCAAGAAGATAGAGACATTTGTAAGGTTATCACCCATTTTCCATCTCTGCTGACCTTTAAGTCATCGATACTGAATTTGGAAGAGACTACAGTCAAAGCTAAAGTCCATTAGACATTCTTCTGGAAAAAGCAGAAGTTGAATGAGAAAACCGTGTTTTCAAAGTACCGTCATGCACTACTTAACAGGGATGTGGACTAGCATCCCCATCATCAAGCGGGGCTTGAACTTATGCGAAGACGGGGGGAGAGCAGGCAAACATCAGAAGAAAATCATTTCAAGAACAATTGGAAAAAGCAGTGGCATACGTGTGTGCCTTGAAATCTGAGAAAAGCCTGAATCAAAAATGCATTCGGGTCTTTATAGTTTATGCTTCAttgttttaaatttcttttattaAAATCTAGACCATGCATTTAGGAGCAAAATGTAGGCAAAGTATTATTATAGTGCTGCTTACCCTGATAGATGACAAGACAGTGCTTGGGCAGATCTTGACGAGTAATGCAACCAGCATCTGCCCCTAAGAGGTACAGCACTTTGGGAGGATTCTTTCGTATTGCATCCACACCTGGTTTGTAACCTAGGTCAAGTGCAGCAACTTGGCTTGCAACCCTACAGAAGAAAATGACTAGCGCTTAACAGATAAATTTCCTTTTCAACTGCAAACCAGTTCTATTGGACAGAAAGACTGATTACATAAGATAATGTCAAATATACTAAATAAAACCAGGAAATGCAAACTGTTTGTAACACAGTATATGACTTTCTGCAAGAAGATTTGGAATATTCAGGCAGTTATATCAAACAGGTCAAATTATGTTGGCTATACGCAGGTCCTAAAAAATGAGAATTTGTAGAAATTCTCACTTCAAATTACAATAGGTTGTAttactgactcagggcccaatcctatccaactttccagcaccagtgcagccctgaggtaagggagcaagtgttcccatactttgagggggcctctatTACTGCCTACCCAACAccagatgcagcgcacaccccatttgcacagctgcactggcactgaaaaattggataggattgggccctcactaaTACATCTAAGATTTGTGAGGGTGTCCAATATAAACATCTTTTTTCATTCAGAAACAAATATTGTTCTTTccattaaagcaggggtctctaaactttttggctgaagggccacatcaaatatctggaacagtgtcgaggaccggaaaaaaaaaatatttaaatacaatagagatggaacttggattaatgaataaatgaatgggctcaaatgtccaggacttctctaAGAACGagcacagtccaagaaataaagcacacacttaaaagcacccccatttccccaccccacaagcacaactccggttgtgtttggtcaactgggccagaggctctcaggggtcagaggctggctgcaggctggatagaggctagccgtgggccacatctggcccctgggctgggatttgaaGACCCCTGCATTAAAAGAATCTACACTAATGAAAATGAATTGTTACAaaaggtttgttaaaaaaaagtaaGAGCCTtgaggccaaatcctatccaattttccagtgctggtgcagccgtgtcaatagggcacgtactgcatcctgcagcacagGGACAGTCACAAAGGCTTCCTCCTCCGGGTAAGAGAATGTTCCTtttcctcatggctgcattgcggctgcaccggcattggaaagctggataggattgagtccttagagcaggggtctccagagtttttggccagagggccgcatcaaatatctggcacggtgtagagggccagaaaaaaatttaaatataaaatttatataagagatgaaacttagatgagtgaataaatgaatgcacgggctcattcaatctctctggcccttagaatcccctccagatgcaaccagagcacagctccaatcatgttccgTCAAGTGGGCCAGATGCGTTCAGGAGacgaggctggccacgggccagatagaggctcatcgcaggctacatctggcccctgggccggattTTGGAGACCCCGGCCTTAGAGTTTTAGTGGTTTGCCATGGAGGCAATAATATACAATAACAAAGCAGCATAGCTTTTGGGAAAGGGTTGCAGTATGAATAAATGATAAAATGTATAGATGGAAGTTTTCATAACATGCACAGTTATTCTGAGTAATTCTAACATACTCATGATTTCATAGCACCATGCTACTCAGTCAGATCCATAAAATATTCTGAAAGCTATCAAGACAAAAATACTTTTTAAGTTCTAGACTACAATTCATAGAAGTACGTGAAATGACAAAATGATTTTGAAAGGGCCCTTCCTCTTGTGGCTTAATTTGGGGCAAATATATACAGGAAGCACTTGTACCATGTGCTCAATAGAAATTTCACTATTTGGGCATGTCCTACTGCAAATATTGCTGATATATCCCCCATTTTAGTTACCAATTTGCTCTGTTCGTTGAAATGTTTGCTTGGAAAAGAAATAGCAGTTTTGTCAGTTTGCATCCATCATTTTCTACTTGAGCCACTGGTACCAGGAAAtcttcaccggggggggggggaacaaaaaatAGAGAAACTTCATACACACCTATGAAGAATGTTCATGACTTTCCAGTCAGTACCAACTCCACTTTTTGTCCTAGCATTTTGTGCAATGGTGGAAATGGCTGAATGAATAGCTGCTCCATCACCACGCTGAAGTGCTGCACTGCCAACCACAACCATTGGTTTCTTAGCCTGGTTCAGGACCTATGGGAAGAAATTGAAGAGGCAAGAGAGTGGGAAAATCACCCTACTACTTGGATATTGGATCAAGAGCCCATTTTCAAATAAAACGttttaaaagcagtttgcaaTTCCACATCCTTGTATATACATGAGGTTCTGTTATAAACATCTGACCCAGGATGTCAACCCATCTGGTCGCTGTTCTGCTGCCACTAGTCCCTAGCTTACCAGAGAGCCACTCTCTGCATGGCTATGAGAGCAGGGATGCATGCCTTGCAGGTTCTCAGCCCCCAATCTGGCTCACTCTCTGGCAACCTGACCCTCCACCAGAACTTAAACAGGAATGAAACAGAGTCAATGCAGCCTCTCAAACAAAACTGGGTTTATATAACAAGGTCAGCTCTGACAGTAGTATTTCTCCCAATTAGCTCAATAGTGCAGTCCAGCAGTAATACAGCTTAGCCATGTAGGTCTTCCCAACCTGAACAGCTAGAAGCTTGCTCTTATGCACCTTTTGGGGCTCCTTAGATGGTCATTTGGAAGAGAATTTTAAACCAACTGCTCTTTGGCTTAAATGGTTTTGGAGAGAAACTTGTGGCTTGAATTCTGACTGCAGAAAAGGGAACACTTTGTTTTCTGCTGATGACAATACAACAGACTTTGACATCTATCTTTTTTAGCTACCACAAAATTTAGGGTTTTCAATATTGCATTCATCTctgtgaaaggaggaggagaacactGCTTTGCTGAACACAACAATGCTGCTTTACAAAAAGGAAGTAACTTTCAACTTAGGCACACTAAGCAATATTCTATGCCTGTCTCTTTAGAAGTAGCCCCAAAGAGTGGAAGTAAAAGGGACTCACTCCCAAATaaacaagtataggattgcagcccaatttgATCAGTGGGCATTTCAGCATTATTACTATAAAGACAGTCTCCATCCTAAACCAGTGCTAATTCAGTGCAGACCTAGATCAGCCAACCTTGAGATATGAACAGTGCACTGGATACATTCATAAGCATATCTAGTATGACTTAATATCCTGTACTTGTGTACTGAATATCACCCCTTTACCATCCACTCTCACAAGGAACTGACTTTGTGCCATAGTCCCAAGACCAGCAGAATTCTTTTTAAAAGTACCTTGCTGAATGGGTGTTTTTCTGAAGCAATGTCCAGGAGTAGTTGTGGAGAATCTCCCAGATGATCATAGGTGTAAGTCAAGTCAACCTGGCTTCCCACAAGAGCTACTTTTAGCTCATTGTGTAACCAACTGGAAAATAGAGCAAATGGAAGACACCATTAAGACACAACCTTTTATCACGTGCAGACGAACATGTCTGAATGACAAATATATATTATCCTGCGAGAGTTCCTTATGAAGAAGTCACTTAATGTGATAGGGGTTCTGCACATGATGAAAGGCAGGATACCCTAATTTTTAAGGCAAAGGACGCCACTAAACTGATAGCAGCTACTAAAAACTAGGTTTAACTGTTCAGATTTTCAAGGGTAGCTTAACACAGAACACAATTAGTAACAATTCATTGTAACCAGTTGATCAATTTATAGTGCATTGGCTCAAttatgggcagggggagggtggagagcggacagaatggggggagggagaggcctcctctgccaaatcctatcttcCCTCCCAGGCtcgaaagcctgacacagggtttctcaaatctgcgccagcaaaatagctggcgcaggctCAAgacccactgagcaggctggggctttacgtgggctaaggggacaaatgtcccattatTTCGATAAgattccagcctgctcaattccagcacaaAATGCAGTGGTGGACATATGGCATTgatgctcctgtgctggataggactggatcaTAAAATCTATTAATAGCTACAAGGCAATGATGTCCACCGATATTAAGTTGACTTCAATACTATCATGTTAAAAACTAGGGTAGAGCCTTCAAAATATCTATATAAGCAATATCTCAATGCAAATCTCTAGAATGTGGTTTTAAGTTAGCAAACCACCAACCTTTTACGAATTCTGGCATTGAACAGTGGTGCCTCAAACCGTGGATTAGTGCCGACCAGAAGCAGGACATCAGCCTCTTCCACACCTGCAATCGTGGTATTAAGCAAGTAGTTTGATCGCACGTCTGTTCTGTAACAAGATGCACAAAACAGTCAGCAAAAAATTGGAGAGAGGTGACATTCCCATGGGAAGGACTCAAATAGCTTTATCAAGAATAATTTTTCCATGTTTAACACAAAATATTCAATACAAAGCATTAGATCCAAACAATTTTCTTGGATTGTAAATCCCTTAGCTAAAATGGCATTTTTACTACTCTATAGGCATTTTCACTGTGCTCTACAGAAATGGCACTAAACTTTCATATCATATACTGTAGTTTTCACAACAGGATGGGAAAATAAAAGTAGCACCATACTTTGTGTAGTACAGTTTTTAGAAGCctataactcaggggtgtccaaactttttagcaagaggctcacatcatctctcagacactgtattggggaccaagaaaaaaattgacatttcaaatttgaataaatttacataaatgaatatattagagatggaacttatatgaatgaatgaaggtcttgcaatagctcaaggtttataaaaggccttgcacaaagcaaggccagcctttcctttgctgctgcttctgcatcacagatgtgaaacagcaagcagaggagggagccttcaccccacagttcatgcaagaggtcgaacagttggccgccacgctgaaagcagttgcgtcaggccagtgcaggatccagaaagtctccagaggacccaaggctcattggagactgggggctccctgcaggccggattgggagtcctcaagggctgcaagtggccccagggctggggtttgggcaccctacTATAATTGAAAAACTCTATCCTAGTAACCTACATCTGTCTCCAACAAGCCTACGTGCATTTCTCTACTATGCAAAAGCTTGTAGTCCTGCCACTGTGTATCAACTCAACATTTTCTTTGTATCAGCCCCTAATAAAACAGCTCTATTTGTATTATCTCACCCAGCTCCTGCAGTAGGGAAAACCTCTTCAGTGCACAAGTTGTCCGAGTTTACTCTATTCAACAAATCTTTGAGCGCTACTAGTGCTTCTGCATCAACCAATCCTCCTGCAATTGCAGCTATCTCATTACCTTGGACGCCTTGAAGCTACAAAgaagaaatacaaataaaatgcCTACCTGGAGtccaagaaaacagaaaaagggtAGCATCCTGACTAGCATTTCTGTCATCAGAACGTGATGAACTGAAGGAGTGTTCCACTTGTGCAAAAACCCCTTGCAGAACACTCCTTCCAGTCACAGGGAGCTTCCAAAAATGGATGCTATCCATTGTAAACTCAAGGTGCTTTAATCACAGAACTGTGATGCAATGATTATTCTGTAAAACAAACAGAACCATTGTGAAATGTAGAAGATGGCACTGGGGAGGCTTATCTTCATGGTCCACAACACAGAGGACATTCTTGTGACTATTCTTTAGAAGTGCAAAATATGTGCAATAAGACTAGCCAATGATAAATGAAAAGAAGCACTTAATTTCAAAACTCTCTCCCCAATATTGTAAGAGCCATTAGTAAGGTCTGATCCTATTTGTGATGTCACAGAATTCAGAAGTAGTTTTGGTTTTTCTACTACTTTGCTTTGCTCAATAGTGCATTATCAGAATTACATGTTCTTACCACTCCAGCAACACGAATCAAGGCATCTTCCCAAGATGCATAACAGAACAGCCCTTCTTCATTTTTGACCATTGGCTCAACAAGACGTTGACGTTTCAGGCCATCATAAGCAAATCTGGAAAGTTGAATTCAAGTCAATGATAAAAGCAGCTACTGAAGATCATTCTGCTATATTCACCTGACACCAGCATACTTCGTTACCTTAGAACTACCAGTATATCACTTTCTCAGAAACAGGTACCCTATTAAAACGCAAGTATTTTGTCTTTTATTGTGACACAAAAATGCTTACAGAGTTTCATTCACAACCAGGACTCGTCAAGAGGAGGTAGTGCCAAAAAGAGTATCACTCCATTAAGATAGAAGGCATTTCTTAggtcccaattctatctaacttgggagcaccaatgcagcttcagtgtagctctgaggtaaaggaacagatgttccattatcttgaggagtcctctgttaCTGCCGTACTACCACAGAATGCCGTGCACACCCCATCGGCATGGTTGCATcaccactggaaaactgaataggattgggctcttagttttgTAACCTTTtcagacatgcacacacacaaggcaCAACTGCACTGAACAACACACAGCTAAAGTTCCACCAATTTCAAGATGAGACAACAGCACATCTCTTTCTCTGGATTGTTAAGGATATTTATAAACACCACTTTTCTACAAAAAAGTTTAACAAGTGGtttacaaaacaagaaaaaattaTGCCCTCTAAACCTTGAGAATAAGAAATGAATTAAAATTGCTTGTCTCTAACAATTTATGCACAGTGACAGAAAACCACAAATAGTTCTTGAGCAGCCTCTAAATCCCCAAGCATGGAACTGAAATAAGACAAGCCTTAAAACTGGTATATTTTTATGCAATTTATCAAAATTCCCTTCAAATAAGGTTGCACTGTGCACATGCATACCTTGTTTTATCAGATATCCATTCCTCATTAATATCTTCATGCAGCCTGGGCAAAATCCTCATCACTTCACCAGTTCTAGTGCTCACCACAATGTTACTCCCTACTGCATCAAGAACATCAATGGATTCGGTCTttctaaagaaaaaacaaagccaACAATTATAGGTAGAAATAGGGGAAGATTAATACCTGCACATTAGATCTCCTCCACTGAAACTCCTAAGCACTTCCATGTGTTCAACTACACTGTTGAAACAGTACAGTAATACTGTAATATAGTATTATGCACAATTGAGAATTAAGTTCCCATGATAAgctataaaccaggggtctccaaaccccggccgggggccagatgcggcccacagcaagcctctttctggcccgcagccaacctcttgtcccctgaaagcctctggcctattcaactgaacatgaccagaactgtgctctgattgtgtgtggagggtgttctgagggccaaagagattgaatgaacgagcccatttattcactcatctatgttccatctctaatttttttaaatttaaattttttttccagccctccacaccacgccagatatttgatgcagccctctggccaaaaagtttggagacccctgatataaaccAACAGTCAGCACCTAGCAGCACTGAACCTAAACTCATCCTGTAGAGGTCTGTTAGCAGTTTCATTATGACAACttttccctcccaccaccactactGCAGGTGCAGCATCCCAGGCAGCCATACTGGTATAATCAAATATGCACTTTACACTTGTGGAATTGACTCAGTTGGGTATCGTAGTAATATCAATGTCATCATGTACTGCATGATCCTAAAGACAATGAGAAGGCTTGCCAAACATGCTTACCCTGAGCAAATTCTCTGAATTTAGCAGAATTTCCTCATCCCTGGCCTAGGAAACACTACCAAAGCATATATTCTCAAGCTGtacccccttttaaaaaattagcatGTTTTGGTTAGGATTCTTGGGATTCTCCCCAAAAGTTTGCTACAAATGCAATTCAAAAGTTAAGAAAACCTGTATAAATTTGAATTCATTCTTTTCTTTGGCTTATAGAAAATAGCATAAcaagatttacatttaaaacaccACATCAGATACCAGTAAGAATACATGCCTTGTCTCCCAGGGTCGAGCAGTAAAAGCATATGGTTTGGAAGTAAGGGCACCAACTGGACAGATATCAATCACATTGCCGGATAACTCAGACATGAACATTTTTTCAATATAAGTGCCAACTTGCatctcatttcctcttcctgtggTCCCGAGATCATCAACCCCTGCAATCTCATTTGCAaacctgtgttttttttaaaaaaaagcataacACATAACAGAACAGTCAACCCAAACATTCAGTGCTTCCAGAAAGGACACAAAAGGACACAAAACTACTGCTACCTTGTTTAAAAACCTTGTTAAAAGACCTTTAACTCatgaaaaaaacaacaagcaTATCTCCAAGCAAAAATGGTACAACACAACTGAAATAAAATGATTCAATTGTCATACTGCTGCACCTTGATTCCATGTTCTTTCTTGGGCCTACCCAATTTTGGGACTCCTGAGTGGACTCCTCCATATCTTCTTGTTGACACTTCTCAAGAGAACTGAGTACTATTACTGAGTTCAACTCATAGAAGAATTGAtcaaaaaacaaatgcaaatagCATGCAGATGAATTTGATTTTcactgtgaactgctttgtgaacctttttctGAAAAGCAGTATTCTGAATAAATATTCTTAGTTCTCTAGTCACAACACAAAgatgcattttattattttttggtgAACAAAGTAGATACCTGATGCATCGAGTGCATTGTATGCACCGAGTCATGATAGTTTTCACTAATGGGCCAATGTTCTTATCTTCCACTGCACGCTTTCCTTCTAAGAATCTGCTTCTGTCACTGCCAAACATCATTGACTGGTCCTAAGATAATTGACCcaaaataaatgaacatatttgtatgttattttatttttaaaactttatatgccacctttttgCTCTacatcaggagtgtccaaacattctggcagaagagccacatcatctctctgacactgtcaggggccaggaaaaaaaatttatttacatttcaaatttgaataaatttacacaaatgaatttattagagatggagcttatatgaatgaatgaaggttttgcagtagctcaaggcctgtaaagggccttgcacaaagcaaggctgacctttccttcgctgccactgctgcatcacagatatgaaacagcaagcagtggagggaaccctcgtcccacagctcacacaagcggTCAAACGGTTGCCCtgacactgagagcagttgtgtcgggtcagcatgggctccagcaagtctccggagggccagagggtcattggagactgggggctccccacgggccagattggaagcccccccgagggccgcaagtggcctcagggctggggtttgggcacccctgctctatatcaaAAGAACCCAAGGAGGTTCACATCATTAAAAATATAAGTCAAGAAAATAT
This window contains:
- the NDUFS1 gene encoding NADH-ubiquinone oxidoreductase 75 kDa subunit, mitochondrial, which encodes MFRLPAVRKALSGITQTNNGCVRATATAASNLIEVFVDGQPVMVPPGTTVLQACEKVGMQIPRFCYHDRLSVAGNCRMCLVEIEKAPKPVAACAMPVMKGWNILTNSEKSRKAREGVMEFLLANHPLDCPICDQGGECDLQDQSMMFGSDRSRFLEGKRAVEDKNIGPLVKTIMTRCIQCTRCIRFANEIAGVDDLGTTGRGNEMQVGTYIEKMFMSELSGNVIDICPVGALTSKPYAFTARPWETRKTESIDVLDAVGSNIVVSTRTGEVMRILPRLHEDINEEWISDKTRFAYDGLKRQRLVEPMVKNEEGLFCYASWEDALIRVAGVLQGVQGNEIAAIAGGLVDAEALVALKDLLNRVNSDNLCTEEVFPTAGAGTDVRSNYLLNTTIAGVEEADVLLLVGTNPRFEAPLFNARIRKSWLHNELKVALVGSQVDLTYTYDHLGDSPQLLLDIASEKHPFSKVLNQAKKPMVVVGSAALQRGDGAAIHSAISTIAQNARTKSGVGTDWKVMNILHRVASQVAALDLGYKPGVDAIRKNPPKVLYLLGADAGCITRQDLPKHCLVIYQGHHGDVGAPMADIILPGAAYTEKAATYVNTEGRAQQTRVAVTPPGMAREDWRIIRAVSELAGMTLPYDTLDQVRSRLEEVSPNLVRYDDVEEANYFSQAAELSKVVNQKLLADPLVPPQLTVKDFYMTDPISRASQTMAKCVKAVTEGAKAIEEPSIC